A window from Sinorhizobium fredii encodes these proteins:
- a CDS encoding transglycosylase SLT domain-containing protein, whose protein sequence is MRLAALSILALVTSTCSALASTGICEREIASAAAKYGIPTGILYSVGLTETGRKGSLQPYAMNIEGKAYFGTSVQDVLSRFGAARAQGAKLIDLGCMQINYHFHGEHFSSPEEMLDPRRNVDYAARFLSNLRARHESWTMAVARYHAGPNNDPAQKKYVCRVIANLVATGYGKWTPNAAQFCQ, encoded by the coding sequence ATGCGTCTGGCGGCGTTGAGCATTCTCGCACTGGTGACGTCTACATGTAGCGCCCTTGCGAGCACCGGCATCTGCGAGCGCGAGATTGCGTCGGCTGCGGCGAAATACGGTATTCCGACGGGAATCCTCTACTCGGTCGGGCTGACGGAGACCGGCCGCAAGGGGTCGCTCCAGCCCTATGCCATGAACATCGAGGGCAAGGCTTATTTCGGCACGAGCGTTCAGGATGTCCTCAGCCGATTCGGCGCGGCGCGGGCGCAAGGGGCGAAGCTCATCGATCTCGGCTGCATGCAGATCAATTATCATTTCCACGGCGAGCATTTCAGCTCTCCGGAGGAAATGCTTGATCCCAGGCGGAATGTCGACTATGCCGCGCGCTTCCTCTCCAATCTGCGCGCCAGACACGAGAGCTGGACGATGGCGGTCGCCCGCTATCACGCCGGGCCGAACAACGATCCGGCGCAGAAGAAATATGTCTGCAGGGTCATCGCGAACCTCGTCGCCACGGGCTATGGAAAGTGGACGCCGAACGCGGCGCAGTTTTGTCAATAA